A single genomic interval of Streptomyces sp. NBC_00663 harbors:
- the thrC gene encoding threonine synthase gives MTHQWRGIIEEYRDRLPVSATTPVVTLREGGTPLVPAQVLSERTGCEVHLKVEGANPTGSFKDRGMTMAITRAKEEGAKAVICASTGNTSASAAAYAVRAGMVSAVLVPQGKIALGKMGQALIHGAKILQVDGNFDDCLTLARALSDNYPVALVNSVNPVRIEGQKTAAFEIVDMLGDAPDIHVLPVGNAGNITAYWKGYKEYAADGIAAKTPRMWGFQASGSAPIVRGEIVKDPSTIATAIRIGNPASWQYALAARDESGGLIDEVTDREILRAYRLLAAQEGVFVEPASAASVAGLLKAAEQGLVDPGQRIVCTVTGNGLKDPDWAVAGAPQPVTVPVDAATAAERLGLA, from the coding sequence ATGACCCACCAGTGGCGCGGAATCATCGAGGAGTACCGGGACAGGCTGCCGGTCTCCGCCACCACGCCGGTCGTGACGCTCCGCGAGGGCGGCACGCCCCTCGTGCCCGCGCAGGTGCTCTCCGAGCGCACGGGCTGCGAGGTCCACCTCAAGGTCGAGGGCGCGAACCCGACGGGGTCCTTCAAGGACCGCGGCATGACCATGGCCATCACCCGGGCCAAGGAGGAGGGCGCCAAGGCGGTCATCTGCGCCTCCACCGGCAACACCTCCGCCTCCGCCGCCGCCTACGCCGTGCGCGCCGGCATGGTCTCCGCCGTCCTCGTCCCGCAGGGCAAGATCGCGCTCGGCAAGATGGGCCAGGCGCTCATCCACGGCGCGAAGATCCTCCAGGTCGACGGCAACTTCGACGACTGCCTCACCCTGGCCCGCGCGCTGAGCGACAACTACCCCGTGGCGCTGGTGAATTCGGTCAACCCGGTGCGTATCGAGGGCCAGAAGACCGCCGCCTTCGAGATCGTCGACATGCTCGGCGACGCCCCCGACATCCACGTCCTCCCGGTCGGCAACGCGGGCAACATCACCGCGTACTGGAAGGGCTACAAGGAGTACGCCGCCGACGGCATCGCCGCGAAGACCCCCCGTATGTGGGGCTTCCAGGCGTCCGGCAGCGCCCCGATCGTGCGCGGCGAGATCGTCAAGGACCCCTCGACGATCGCCACCGCCATCCGCATCGGCAACCCGGCGTCCTGGCAGTACGCGCTCGCCGCGCGGGACGAGTCCGGCGGCCTCATCGACGAGGTGACGGACCGTGAAATCCTGCGCGCCTACCGCCTGTTGGCCGCACAGGAGGGCGTCTTCGTGGAGCCCGCCTCGGCCGCCTCGGTGGCCGGTCTGCTGAAGGCCGCCGAGCAGGGCCTGGTCGACCCGGGCCAGAGGATCGTGTGCACCGTCACCGGCAACGGCCTCAAGGACCCCGACTGGGCCGTCGCGGGCGCCCCGCAGCCCGTCACCGTCCCGGTCGACGCGGCGACGGCCGCCGAGCGCCTCGGCCTCGCATAG
- a CDS encoding homoserine dehydrogenase, with protein sequence MMRTRPLKVALLGCGVVGSEVARIMTTHAEDLAARIGAPVELAGVAVRRPSKVREGIDPALVTTDATALVKRGDIDVIVEVIGGIEPARTLITTAFEHGASVVSANKALLAQDGAALHAAAEEHDADLYYEAAVAGAIPLIRPLRESLAGDKVNRVLGIVNGTTNFILDKMDSTGAGYQEALDEATALGYAEADPTADVEGFDAAAKAAILAGIAFHTRVRLDDVYREGMTEVTAADFASAKNMGCTIKLLAICERAEDGGSVTARVHPAMIPLTHPLASVRGAYNAVFVESDAAGQLMFYGPGAGGAPTASAVLGDLVAVCRNRLNGATGPGESAYAALPVSGMGEVVTRYHISLDVADKPGVLAQVATVFAEHGVSIDTVRQTGKDGEASLVVVTHRASDAALGGTVEALRKLDTVRGVASIMRVEGE encoded by the coding sequence ATGATGCGTACGCGTCCGCTGAAGGTGGCGCTGCTGGGCTGTGGGGTTGTCGGCTCAGAGGTGGCGCGCATCATGACGACGCACGCCGAAGACCTCGCCGCGCGCATCGGCGCCCCCGTCGAGCTGGCGGGGGTCGCGGTACGGCGGCCGTCCAAGGTCCGCGAGGGCATCGACCCCGCCCTCGTCACCACCGACGCCACCGCCCTCGTCAAACGTGGCGACATCGACGTCATCGTCGAGGTCATCGGTGGTATCGAGCCCGCCCGCACCCTCATCACCACCGCCTTCGAGCACGGCGCCTCGGTCGTCTCCGCCAACAAGGCCCTCCTCGCCCAGGACGGCGCCGCCCTGCACGCCGCCGCCGAGGAGCACGACGCCGACCTCTACTACGAGGCCGCCGTCGCCGGCGCCATCCCGCTGATCCGCCCGCTGCGCGAGTCCCTCGCCGGCGACAAGGTCAACCGCGTGCTCGGCATCGTCAACGGCACGACCAACTTCATCCTCGACAAGATGGACAGCACGGGGGCCGGCTACCAAGAGGCTCTGGACGAGGCCACGGCCCTCGGGTATGCGGAAGCCGACCCGACCGCCGACGTCGAGGGCTTCGACGCCGCCGCCAAGGCCGCCATCCTCGCTGGTATCGCCTTCCACACGCGCGTGCGTCTCGACGACGTCTACCGCGAGGGCATGACCGAGGTCACCGCCGCCGACTTCGCCTCCGCGAAGAACATGGGCTGCACCATCAAGCTGCTCGCCATCTGCGAGCGCGCCGAGGACGGGGGATCGGTCACGGCTCGGGTGCACCCGGCGATGATCCCGCTCACCCACCCGCTGGCCTCCGTGCGCGGCGCGTACAACGCCGTGTTCGTGGAGTCCGACGCGGCCGGTCAGCTCATGTTCTACGGTCCCGGCGCCGGCGGCGCCCCGACCGCCTCCGCAGTCCTCGGCGACCTCGTCGCCGTCTGCCGCAACCGGCTCAACGGCGCGACCGGTCCCGGCGAGTCCGCGTACGCGGCCCTTCCCGTCTCGGGGATGGGTGAGGTCGTCACGCGGTATCACATCAGTCTCGATGTCGCGGACAAACCGGGTGTTCTCGCCCAGGTCGCGACCGTGTTCGCCGAACACGGGGTTTCCATCGATACGGTTCGCCAGACGGGCAAGGACGGCGAGGCCTCCCTCGTCGTCGTCACCCACCGAGCCTCCGACGCCGCCCTGGGCGGGACCGTCGAGGCGCTGCGCAAGCTCGACACCGTGCGCGGTGTCGCCAGCATCATGCGGGTTGAAGGAGAGTAA